Proteins encoded by one window of Stomoxys calcitrans unplaced genomic scaffold, idStoCalc2.1 SCAFFOLD_69, whole genome shotgun sequence:
- the LOC131998409 gene encoding uncharacterized protein LOC131998409, producing MEKTHLYGNWLVPPKDKRLLVDSLLWIDLIDMIVIIRTVMAIFNCNDCLRLTSNLIAGISSLKTEVRELKLLIDSSLRAEVHELKQIIENNKQTEKKQRHQHNSNLNTAAVRSRDVVGKVQSTNAPVAAAVEHSLNVNNSQHVVPYASSVSSLNTVDANAVDNDDAVFEANVLPNSNWVRVQRRRKRKDKVIYGENNTTNELDVVISKKWVHISSFKPSVTSEHITDFIQKNANIAKSNMECYVLVKKDVDINSLKRVNFKLGVTSNHYDDVINPNGIASPLINEVHGLKIYYHNLSGMRTKSKDVFDFSNQLNYDVIALVETWLNDDFCDAEFFDLNLFAVYRKDRNVSRTGYSRGGGVLLAVKSQYKSNLCGLDDDSGLLDQIAVCINGLNLSVVLCLSYIPPGSSASIYSKHIDNIFAIEVSMGSKANICVMGDFNLPNICWSKFDDNHFLTPTNVNKDYEVNCIDTLLSLNLVQINHFSNQLHRFLDLIFVPNDFKFNVYECLAPISPSNLHHMPIVVEVGYFNFLKSSPSQNLALNYNVCDFNMLNSILGSIDWIKIFNDKTSSVCYDFFIEKVSDILKSNVPFKKNKPHKLPWYTTGLKKLKNLRNKFHKRFLAHGDPEDLVQCKHYQREFNFLNKFLYKQYILDKENEIKANPKSFWSYVNSKRKTSDIPSTLTYNGCTSKSGVDVVNMFASFFKSNFDSPVTSSAAVLDSVSAINLANISVSDEDVLDAIFNIKNSFKHDADGLCAYFLKKCSICVAPILTFIFNLSIKEGIFINRWKVASITPVFKGGRKDDHGFFSGRSTSTNLVLFTEYCLSAFERGCQVEAIYTDLSKAFDKVSHSILLDKLQELGFHSNFLSWIASYLHNRVCTVKVESFVSSPYIQTSGVPQGSILGPLLFILFINGISSCFSTSRFLLYADDLKIFHKIESMSDVFDLQNDLDNLLSWCISNKLLINLSKCAHVSFYRLRHPIQTSFKIVCKDMNSIDYNNNK from the exons ATGGAGAAAACGCATTTGTACGGCAATTGGCTAGTGCCGCCAAAGGACAAGCGGTTATTAGTGGATTCACTGCTTTGGATAGACTTAATTGATATGATTGTTATAATCAGAACAGTGATGGCTA TTTTCAACTGCAATGATTGTTTGCGTCTCACTTCTAATCTAATTGCTGGCATTTCATCTTTAAAAACTGAAGTAAGAGAACTCAAGCTCTTAATCGACTCTTCACTGAGAGCAGAAGTGCACGAATTGAAGCAAATAATAGAGAACAACAAGCAAACTGAAAAAAAACAACGGCATCAACATAACTCCAATCTTAATACTGCAGCAGTGAGGAGCCGTGATGTTGTTGGTAAGGTTCAAAGTACAAATGCCCCTgtcgctgctgctgtcgaacATTCGTTGAACGTAAACAACAGCCAACATGTTGTGCCATACGCGTCATCTGTATCATCGCTTAACACAGTAGATGCTAATGCTGTTGATAATGATGATGCTGTGTTTGAAGCCAACGTCCTACCTAATTCTAATTGGGTGCGTGTCCAGAGGCGTAGAAAAAGAAAGGataaggtcatttatggtgaaaATAATACAACAAATGAATTGGATGTTGTTATTTCTAAGAAATGGGTGCATATTTCATCTTTTAAGCCATCAGTTACGAGCGAGCATATCACTGACTTTATTCAAAAGAATGCTAACATTGCAAAGTCTAATATGGAGTGCTATGTGCTTGTGAAAAAAGATGTTGACATCAATAGTTTAAAACGCGTCAACTTTAAGCTTGGTGTTACATCTAATCATTACGATGACGTCATCAACCCAAA TGGAATCGCTTCCCCATTGATTAATGAGGTGCATGgtttaaaaatttactaccataATCTGTCTGGTATGCGTACGAAATCCAAGGATGTTTTTGATTTCTCCAATCAATTGAACTATGATGTTATTGCTCTTGTTGAAACCTGGTTGAACGATGACTTTTGTGATGCTGAGTTCTTCGATCTAAATTTATTTGCTGTTTACCGTAAAGATAGAAATGTTTCAAGGACTGGATATTCTAGAGGAGGTGGTGTGCTCTTGGCCGTTAAATCTCAATACAAGTCAAACTTATGTGGTTTGGATGATGACAGCGGATTATTAGACCAAATTGCTGTATGCATAAATGGTTTAAATCTTAGCGTTGTATTATGTTTGTCTTACATACCTCCAGGTAGTAGTGCATCTATTTATTCGAAGCATATTGATAATATTTTTGCTATTGAAGTAAGCATGGGGTCGAAAGCTAATATTTGTGTTATGGGTGATTTTAATTTACCTAACATTTGTTGGTCAAAATTTGACGACAATCATTTTTTAACGCCCACTAATGTAAACAAGGATTACGAGGTCAATTGTATTGATACTTTATTAAGTTTAAATCTTGTTCAAATTAATCATTTTTCTAATCAACTTCACCGATTTCTTGATCTTATTTTTGTTCcaaatgattttaaatttaatgtttatgAATGTTTGGCTCCAATTTCCCCATCTAATCTACATCATATGCCTATTGTTGTTGAAGTAGGTTATTTTAACTTTCTAAAATCATCACCGTCTCAAAATCTGGCTCTAAATTATAACGTTTGTGATTTTAATATGTTGAATTCAATTCTTGGCTCCATTGAttggataaaaatatttaatgataAAACATCATcagtttgttatgatttttttatagaaaaagtctcTGATATACTTAAATCTAATGTTCCGTTTAAGAAAAATAAGCCACATAAACTGCCTTGGTATACGACAGGTCTtaagaaacttaaaaatttacgaaataaaTTTCATAAGCGCTTTTTGGCGCATGGTGATCCAGAAGATTTGGTCCAATGCAAGCATTATCAacgtgaatttaattttttaaataaattcctCTATAAGCAATACATTCTGGATAAAGAGAATGAAATTAAAGCCAATCCTAAAAGCTTTTGGTCTTATGTTAACTCTAAAAGGAAAACATCTGATATCCCATCTACTCTCACATATAATGGCTGtacatcaaaatctggtgtGGACGTGGTTAATATGTTTGCTTCTTTTTTCAAATCTAATTTTGATTCTCCCGTAACAAGTAGCGCGGCAGTCCTTGATTCTGTATCTGCTATtaatttggcaaatatttctGTTTCGGATGAAGATGTGTTGGACgctatttttaatattaagaaTAGTTTTAAACACGACGCCGATGGCCTTTGTgcttattttctaaaaaagtgTTCTATTTGTGTAGCTCCAATTTTAACTTTCATTTTCAATCTCTCTATTAAGGAGGgtatatttattaatagatgGAAAGTAGCATCAATTACCCCAGTTTTTAAAGGTGGCAGAAAAGACGAT catggattttttTCAGGAAGATCAACTTCAACTAATTTGGTTCTCTTTACAGAATATTGCCTATCTGCCTTTGAACGTGGCTGTCAAGTTGAAGCCATTTACACAGATTTATCAAAAGCTTTCGATAAAGTATCACATTCTATATTGCTCGATAAATTACAAGAATTAGGGTTTCATTCCAATTTTCTTTCTTGGATCGCTTCATATCTTCACAACAGAGTGTGTACAGTAAAGGTGGAGAGTTTTGTATCTTCACCTTATATTCAAACTTCCGGTGTGCCTCAGGGTAGTATCTTGGGGccacttctttttattttattcataaatGGCATTTCCTCATGCTTTTCAACATCTAGATTTCTGCTCTATGCTgatgatttaaaaatatttcataaaattgaGTCTATGTCTGATGTCTTCGATTTACAGAATGACTTGGACAATCTGCTGAGTTGGTGTATTAGCAACAAGCTTCttataaatttatcgaaatgtgCTCACGTCTCTTTTTACAGATTGCGTCATCCAATCcaaacttcatttaaaattg tctgtaaggatatgaATTCCATTgactataataataataaataa